One Corynebacterium efficiens YS-314 DNA segment encodes these proteins:
- the istA gene encoding IS21 family transposase produces MASTRDIITAVLFGDSYTTISTRLKCSRRDISAAHKLIDAHQITLHSLSQITDEELEEWKNPLRGLPQESKYLAPDFATTLHRLKTNPHHTLLLDWRYYLVEAGSAAKQPYSYSHYCQRFHAYVDAHDLYRTLHHQPGRTMQVDWAGDTIKITDRITGQARKVHFFTAVLPYSSMMYVHPSFTMDIKAWLNCHIAALRYFGGAPFVLVPDNDTAAIYRPKKNDPARAVSAEYEALAKFYNTAVMPTDVRAPKQKAGVERSVQIAYSRILGVLEMEGPFHSIDQIEDIVADQVHEINYDIVRVDGTRRNEQFQAEERHLLIPLPDQDYTSYEWKELKVQRNYHISCDKQYYSVPWKLVGSTVKARLSNTDITVFAGDQVVATHRRLHGRFGQYSTHADHVPPAHLDTAELWSDQWFINQARLVGPATTTVIEMMMSSPGFCRGSFT; encoded by the coding sequence ATGGCTTCTACCCGGGACATCATCACCGCAGTCCTATTCGGTGATTCCTATACCACCATCAGCACCAGGCTGAAATGCTCGCGCAGAGACATCTCCGCAGCGCATAAGCTCATCGACGCCCATCAGATCACGCTGCACTCACTGAGCCAGATCACCGATGAGGAACTCGAGGAGTGGAAAAATCCCCTCCGTGGGCTGCCGCAAGAATCGAAGTACCTGGCACCAGACTTTGCCACCACCTTGCACCGGCTGAAAACCAATCCGCATCACACCCTCCTGCTGGACTGGCGCTACTACCTCGTCGAAGCAGGCAGTGCAGCTAAACAGCCCTATTCCTACTCGCATTACTGCCAGCGTTTCCATGCCTATGTCGACGCCCATGACCTCTACCGCACGCTGCATCACCAGCCAGGACGCACGATGCAGGTTGATTGGGCAGGCGATACCATCAAGATCACCGACCGGATCACCGGCCAGGCACGCAAGGTGCATTTCTTCACCGCGGTTTTGCCGTACTCATCGATGATGTATGTCCACCCCAGTTTCACCATGGATATCAAGGCCTGGCTGAATTGCCATATCGCTGCACTGCGCTACTTCGGCGGGGCCCCGTTTGTCCTGGTCCCTGACAATGACACCGCAGCGATCTACCGGCCGAAGAAAAACGACCCCGCCCGTGCCGTGAGTGCTGAGTATGAAGCATTGGCCAAGTTCTACAACACTGCCGTGATGCCGACTGATGTCCGAGCCCCGAAACAAAAGGCCGGGGTGGAACGATCCGTTCAAATCGCCTACAGCCGCATCCTGGGGGTGCTGGAAATGGAAGGCCCCTTCCACAGCATCGACCAGATTGAGGACATCGTTGCTGATCAGGTCCATGAGATCAACTACGACATCGTCCGGGTAGATGGGACACGCAGGAACGAGCAATTCCAGGCTGAAGAACGCCACCTGCTGATCCCACTGCCGGATCAGGACTACACCTCCTATGAGTGGAAGGAGCTAAAAGTCCAGCGCAACTACCATATTTCCTGCGATAAGCAGTACTACTCGGTGCCCTGGAAACTTGTGGGATCCACCGTCAAAGCCCGGTTATCCAACACCGACATCACGGTCTTTGCCGGAGATCAGGTTGTGGCTACGCACCGTCGACTCCATGGGCGCTTCGGGCAATATTCCACCCACGCCGATCATGTCCCACCAGCACACCTGGATACTGCAGAGTTGTGGAGTGACCAGTGGTTTATCAACCAGGCACGCCTGGTTGGTCCCGCGACCACCACGGTGATCGAGATGATGATGTCAAGCCCCGGGTTTTGTAGAGGGTCATTTACTTAA
- a CDS encoding IS3 family transposase — MDAPNKLWVADITYISTSQGWVYAAFVLDAFSREIVGWQITNHMRASLARDALDMGLSARLRAGEDVSGLIHHSDRGVQYRSIVYGETLAESDVVASVGSRGDSYDNAMAEALNSVFKAELIDRQIWPSLTDVLVESSRWIGWYNSRRLHSSVDYRPPREVHQDWTKRQAQAA; from the coding sequence GTGGATGCACCGAACAAGCTGTGGGTCGCGGACATTACCTATATCTCAACCTCGCAGGGCTGGGTATATGCCGCTTTTGTGTTGGACGCCTTTTCACGAGAGATCGTCGGTTGGCAGATCACCAATCACATGCGGGCATCCTTGGCTAGGGATGCACTCGATATGGGGTTATCTGCCCGTCTTCGCGCTGGTGAGGACGTTTCCGGGTTGATTCATCACTCGGATCGTGGAGTGCAATACCGCAGCATTGTCTACGGTGAAACCCTGGCAGAATCTGACGTCGTTGCTTCGGTTGGATCACGTGGTGATTCCTACGATAATGCCATGGCAGAGGCGTTGAACTCAGTGTTCAAAGCTGAGCTTATTGATCGGCAGATCTGGCCGTCCTTAACGGATGTGCTCGTGGAATCCTCAAGGTGGATCGGGTGGTACAACAGTCGCCGGCTGCACTCGTCTGTGGATTACCGACCGCCGCGGGAGGTACACCAGGACTGGACGAAACGTCAGGCTCAAGCGGCCTGA
- a CDS encoding IS110 family transposase: MPTPTIDLAGPVAGIDTHTDTHTVAIVTETGKHLATDTFPTTSNGYQQVTEFLSAYSVVAAGIEGTNSYGAGLTRHLIGHGHVVFEVLRPTRALRRRDGKSDPVDALAAARQVLTGQALSIPKDTTGPVESLRMLQITRHQLVATAAKLLTLIKSLLVTAPVTVRQRYATMTTTTLVMTLSRCRPPADVTDPVNGTLTSLKSLATTYNMLRAQCDELDNKITDLVEVINPAMTQIFGCRAVTAAELLVSLGENPQRIRSQAALAHLWGVAPIPASSGRTNRHRLNRGGDRQANAALHRIVLVRMRHDERTRDYVQRRIKEGLSKKEIMRCLKRAIVREIYQVLCLGRPVRQSSGLRSDEFRALRSKKGLSQTQVAKKLGCAPARISDIETGKRRLSELKLTYEEFLKTA, from the coding sequence ATGCCCACACCAACCATTGACCTTGCTGGCCCCGTAGCCGGCATCGATACGCACACCGATACCCACACCGTGGCCATCGTGACCGAGACTGGTAAACATCTGGCGACCGATACCTTTCCCACCACCAGCAACGGATACCAGCAGGTCACCGAGTTCCTCTCAGCTTACAGCGTCGTAGCTGCGGGGATAGAAGGTACTAACTCCTACGGAGCTGGTCTGACCCGGCATCTTATTGGCCATGGACATGTAGTTTTCGAGGTTTTGCGTCCTACCCGTGCCCTTCGACGCCGGGATGGCAAATCAGACCCTGTTGATGCACTCGCCGCCGCCCGGCAGGTGCTCACCGGTCAAGCACTCAGCATCCCGAAAGACACCACCGGGCCAGTGGAGTCACTGCGCATGCTCCAGATTACCCGCCATCAACTGGTCGCCACGGCGGCAAAACTATTGACTCTCATCAAGTCTCTGCTGGTCACGGCCCCCGTGACTGTTCGGCAGCGTTATGCGACGATGACGACCACCACCCTGGTTATGACATTGTCGCGGTGCCGCCCACCCGCAGATGTCACTGATCCCGTCAATGGCACCTTAACCAGTTTGAAGAGCTTGGCTACCACCTACAACATGCTGCGGGCGCAATGCGATGAACTCGATAACAAGATCACCGATCTGGTCGAGGTCATCAATCCCGCGATGACACAAATTTTCGGCTGCAGGGCTGTTACTGCCGCAGAATTGCTGGTGAGCCTCGGTGAGAATCCACAACGGATCCGATCACAGGCTGCGTTGGCTCATCTGTGGGGCGTTGCACCTATCCCGGCGAGCTCAGGGCGGACGAACCGACACCGGTTAAATAGAGGGGGTGATCGCCAAGCCAACGCAGCACTGCACCGCATAGTCCTGGTCAGGATGCGTCACGATGAACGCACCAGGGACTATGTTCAACGTCGAATCAAAGAAGGGTTGTCGAAGAAAGAAATCATGCGGTGCTTAAAACGCGCCATCGTCCGAGAGATCTATCAAGTGCTGTGTCTGGGGCGACCTGTGAGACAATCCAGTGGGTTGCGTAGCGATGAATTCAGAGCTCTGCGCTCGAAAAAAGGGCTTTCACAAACCCAAGTCGCCAAGAAACTTGGATGCGCTCCAGCAAGAATTAGCGATATTGAAACCGGCAAGCGTCGACTATCGGAGTTGAAGTTAACCTACGAAGAATTCCTTAAAACTGCTTGA
- a CDS encoding IS3 family transposase (programmed frameshift): MPSKTYTEEFKRDAVALYENSPGASIQTIAADLGINRATLHNWLKKYGTGARTKTGTAESPSSMSVTEAERIRQLEREVSRLREERDILRKAAKYFAEGDELVIRFQFVDDAQKNHSVKRICEVLKLNRSSYYKWKNSSSARRKRLISDAILGARVTTVFTAENGCYGAKRITAELKDQIDHDPVNHKRVARIMRSLKLCGYTKKRKVTTTVSDQKKPVFPDLVGRKFTADKPNQLYVGDITYLPIADGSNMYLATVIDCYSRRLVGFSIADHMRTSLVQDALLMAKGQRGNLKGAIFHSDHGSVYTSNAFQDACKDLGIKQSMGSIGTSADNALAESFNAALKREVLQDSKTFMNQLLCRRDVFRWCTRYNTVRRHSWCRYLAPAVFEERGPAILKSAS, translated from the exons ATGCCAAGCAAGACCTACACAGAGGAGTTCAAGCGCGACGCTGTCGCCTTGTATGAGAACTCCCCAGGGGCTTCGATTCAGACCATTGCCGCTGACCTCGGGATCAACCGGGCTACCCTTCATAACTGGTTAAAGAAGTACGGGACAGGTGCGCGCACCAAAACCGGCACCGCGGAGTCGCCCTCGTCGATGTCGGTGACCGAGGCTGAGCGGATCCGCCAACTAGAACGGGAAGTCAGCCGACTGCGCGAAGAGCGTGACATCCTGCGGAAAGCAGCCAAATATTTCGCGGAAG GAGACGAACTGGTGATCCGCTTCCAGTTCGTTGACGACGCCCAGAAGAACCATTCGGTTAAGCGGATATGTGAAGTCCTGAAACTCAACAGGTCCTCCTATTACAAATGGAAAAACAGCAGCTCAGCCCGGAGAAAACGACTCATATCCGACGCCATCCTCGGTGCACGGGTCACGACTGTCTTCACCGCCGAAAATGGTTGCTACGGGGCCAAACGGATCACGGCCGAACTCAAAGATCAGATAGATCATGACCCCGTGAATCACAAGCGGGTCGCCCGGATCATGCGCTCGTTGAAACTGTGTGGATACACCAAGAAACGCAAGGTCACCACCACCGTGTCCGATCAGAAGAAACCAGTGTTTCCTGACCTTGTCGGTCGGAAATTCACCGCCGACAAGCCGAACCAGCTCTACGTCGGGGACATTACCTACCTACCGATCGCGGATGGGTCGAATATGTACCTGGCCACGGTTATTGATTGTTATTCCCGCAGGTTGGTGGGTTTTTCTATCGCAGATCACATGCGCACGAGCTTGGTCCAGGATGCGCTGCTGATGGCCAAGGGCCAGCGCGGAAACCTCAAGGGTGCGATTTTTCACTCGGACCACGGCAGTGTTTATACGTCGAACGCATTCCAGGACGCCTGTAAAGACCTCGGGATTAAGCAGTCGATGGGATCAATCGGGACCAGTGCTGACAACGCCCTCGCGGAGTCCTTCAACGCAGCACTGAAGCGGGAAGTCCTCCAGGATTCCAAGACATTCATGAACCAGTTGCTCTGTCGCCGGGACGTCTTCCGCTGGTGTACCCGCTATAACACGGTGCGCCGGCATTCCTGGTGCAGATATCTCGCCCCTGCGGTGTTTGAGGAGCGTGGTCCTGCTATCCTGAAATCTGCTTCCTGA
- a CDS encoding IS3 family transposase: MRALRNTSAKIALSTYYAFKSRPASARSIRDKQISQSLHQIFEDNYSCYGVRKMWAAINREGHLGHVARCTVERLMAIEGLRGIRRRKKKPSTRSADAGDCPVDLVDRDFEVGPDPRMVDTLMPA, from the coding sequence GTGCGGGCGTTACGCAATACGTCTGCGAAAATTGCCCTGAGCACCTATTACGCTTTCAAATCCAGGCCAGCATCAGCCAGATCTATCCGGGATAAACAGATCAGCCAGTCGTTGCATCAAATTTTCGAGGATAACTATTCCTGTTACGGGGTTCGTAAAATGTGGGCGGCGATCAACCGTGAAGGCCACCTTGGCCATGTTGCCCGCTGCACCGTGGAACGACTCATGGCGATCGAAGGGCTTAGAGGGATCCGACGAAGGAAGAAGAAACCCTCCACACGCAGCGCAGATGCCGGTGATTGTCCAGTGGATCTGGTCGACCGGGACTTCGAGGTGGGACCTGACCCCCGGATGGTAGACACCCTGATGCCAGCATGA
- a CDS encoding transposase → MPIKYTDELKQRAVELVIHAQANPDTAHGAVRRVADELGVSKEALRVWVRKHKDTGLDTPAQSVDLEAENRRLRAELAEAKRANDILKKASAFFAAELDRPHK, encoded by the coding sequence ATGCCCATCAAATACACCGACGAACTTAAACAACGCGCCGTCGAACTCGTCATCCACGCCCAAGCTAATCCCGACACCGCCCACGGGGCCGTCAGGAGAGTCGCTGACGAACTCGGCGTCTCGAAAGAAGCACTGCGTGTCTGGGTCCGCAAGCACAAAGACACCGGCCTGGACACCCCAGCACAATCCGTTGACCTCGAAGCTGAAAACCGCAGGCTAAGGGCAGAACTAGCAGAAGCCAAACGCGCCAACGACATCCTCAAGAAAGCCTCAGCTTTTTTCGCGGCGGAGCTCGACCGCCCACACAAATAA
- a CDS encoding ATP-binding protein has product MTLFNDDDHALFRSLRASSLARAFEEIVTANIDDDNPDVLTPEEAFRLAGQQVARDREAKRISEAIRKARFPIMDASIAEIRYEQGRNLNPMTMKRLGNHDWGADPTNLLILSPTGSGKTYLTCAVGISACHNGYSVAYWRMDDLARRLAVTRIDTLEHEDMLAGLFGVDVLILDDFLTVGVDERTASDLFAILANRENIHATIIGSQSTPGHWLDVLPDKNSGDSIVRARPPDGGHGGFNQEADFRIAGPRSSNTAGARYLHQECLRTVL; this is encoded by the coding sequence GTGACACTGTTTAATGATGATGATCACGCGTTGTTTCGCAGTCTGCGGGCCAGTAGCTTGGCTAGGGCCTTTGAAGAGATCGTCACCGCCAACATCGATGACGATAATCCTGATGTGCTAACCCCGGAGGAGGCGTTTCGGTTGGCTGGCCAGCAGGTGGCCAGGGATCGAGAGGCTAAACGTATTTCCGAGGCGATTAGGAAAGCGAGGTTTCCTATTATGGATGCCTCGATCGCGGAAATTCGCTATGAACAGGGTCGAAATCTTAATCCGATGACGATGAAGCGTCTGGGTAATCATGATTGGGGTGCAGATCCGACCAACTTGTTGATCTTGTCGCCGACGGGGTCCGGGAAGACGTATCTGACCTGTGCGGTGGGGATTTCTGCGTGCCATAACGGCTATTCGGTGGCGTATTGGCGCATGGATGATCTGGCTAGGCGTTTGGCGGTCACTCGGATCGACACGTTGGAACACGAGGACATGCTGGCAGGCTTGTTTGGTGTTGATGTGTTGATTCTGGATGATTTTCTCACCGTGGGTGTTGATGAACGCACTGCAAGTGACCTGTTTGCGATTCTAGCGAATCGGGAGAATATTCACGCAACGATCATCGGGTCGCAGTCGACTCCGGGGCATTGGTTGGATGTGTTACCGGATAAGAACTCCGGGGATTCCATTGTCAGGGCCCGACCCCCGGATGGTGGACACGGAGGATTTAATCAGGAAGCAGATTTCAGGATAGCAGGACCGCGCTCTTCAAACACCGCAGGCGCGAGATATTTACACCAGGAATGTCTGCGTACCGTGTTGTAA